The Pseudomonas sp. Marseille-Q3773 DNA window ACGCCACCGGCCTTGTGGATTTCCTTCGACACCGCCAGTGCCGAGGACGACAAGGTGCAGCCCTGGAAGAAGCGTGCGCCATCCTGGCCGATGGCTTCCTGTACCTTGCGCACCGCCTTGCCGGCGTTGCCTTCAGTGTCGATGACCTTGTACTTGAGCGGGTGGCCAAGCAGTTGCGGGTGTTCGGCGATAGCCAGGCGCGAGCCCATGTCGGCGTACTTGCCGTAGCTGGCAAAGGCGCCAGACATGGACTTGAGCCCATAGAAGGTCAACGGTTGGTCGGCGAATGCCCGGTGCGACCCCAGGGGGAGGCTACCTAAGGCACCCAGGGCAAGGCCTGCCTTGAGCAGGGTACGTCTTTGCATGAGTAACTCCTTGGTTGTGGTTATTAGGCAGGAGTGGCAATGACAAAGCGGGTACAGCCGGGCCTGTGTGCAGGCCTCTTTCCAGGTGGATCAGTGGTGGTGTTCGAACTCCAGCAGGAAGTTGCGGGCAACCTCGCCTTCCAGCGCGGTCATGTGGTGTTCGGCGTCGCACATGTGTTCGTGCATCAGCCGGCGTACGGCAGGCTCGTCGCTGGCGCGCAGGGCGGTGAGCAGTTGCTTGTGGTAGGCGATGTTGGCAGCGGCGAACTGCTGGCGCTTGGGCAGGTAGGCCTTTTTCAGCACCACCAGGTCGCGCAGCAGGTCATTGAGGAACACCGCCATGAAACGCAGCAACGGGTTGGAGCAGCGGTCGGCCAGCAGGGTGTGGAACTCCAGCTCGGCCAGGCGCTGTTCGCGCTGGCCTTCCTCGCTGTCCTCCGGTGCGCTGCAGAAGTCGATATTGGCCTGCAGTGCGGCGTAGTCGGCTTCGCTCAGCTTGCCCATCACCGACACCGCCAGCTCCACCTCGATGACCTTGCGCAGCTGGTACACCTGCTCGCCGTCCAGGTGCTGGAAGTGCAGGTAGTTGCGCAGCGCGCGGCTGGCAGGTTCAGTGCCCACTTCGTTGAGGTAGGCACCGCCGCTCGGGCCGGTGCGGGTGCTGACCAGGCCCTCGACCTCCAGGGCCTTGAGCGCTTCGCGGGCGGTACCCTTGGAGCATTCGAAATGCTCCATCAGCTCGCGCTCGGTGGGCAGGCGGTCGCCGGGGTGCAGCGCTTCGGTGACGATCGAGCGCTTTACCGATTCGACAATCACGTCGGACAGCTTCTGGCGCCTGCGTTTGGGTTTGAGCATTTCGCTATTTTTCATATTTATGCGGATAAATAGGATTTAGCGAGTTTTGCCGGGTGGGTCAATGCTGGCGGCGGGGGAGGAGTCGCAAATGGTGCGAAAGGGTCGGGGAGGGATAAGTGAAGAGGTGATCAACCGCGCAACCTGTGGAGCAGGTTTGCCCGCGAATGCTGCGGTGAAGCCACCGACCCATTCGCGGATGAACCCGCTTCCACAGGCTAGCGTGTTCAGTGCTGGCGGCCGGGACCTTGCTGCAGGTGCGCCTGGCTGCAATACCACTCGTTGCCCTGCTGCAGCGCCCGGTCATTGGGCAGGTGCACGCCACAATGGGCGCAGCGCACCATTTTCAGCGGCGCATCCAGCTTGGCCTCGGGGCGTGACTGCTGGCTGACTTTGAATTTGCGCCACAGCCAGAACGCGGCGGCGATCAGGGCGATCCAGAAAAGTAGGCGAACCATGGTGTCCAGCTTGTCGGTTGAAGAAGCCGACAGTCTAGGACGCGGCCAATAAAAAAGGGAGGCCCAGGGCCTCCCTTTCACCTAACACAGCAGATCAGTCGAACAGACCAAAGGTCATGTAGCTGAACCAGGAGCGGTCCTGCTCGGCTTCCTTCGGCCCTTCCGGCACGATCGGGTCACCGTTCTCGTCCTTCGGCAGCAGCTCTTGCGGCATCTCGTCACGTGCGTCCTGGAACTGCTTGACCACGTCCTGGTTGGCGCGGGTTTCGCCCGGCGGCAGCGGGGTGTCGGTTTCGATCAGGCCCAAGGTGGCCTTGGACAGCCAGCCACGGCCATCAGACTCGGTCTGCTTGGGCTGGAACTGGCCATCGACCAGGCTCGGATGGTCCGGGTAGTTGAGCTTGAGGGTTTCCAGGCTGGTGGCCGCCAGTTCGTCCAGGTGCATCTTCTGGTACGACTCGACCATTACCGCCAGGCCATCACCGACCGACGGGGTTTCCTGGAAGTTTTCCACCACGTAGCGGCCACGGTTGGCTGCAGCGACATAGGCCTGGCGGCTCAGGTAGTAGTCGGCCACATGGATTTCGTACGCGGCCAGCAGGTTGCGCAGGTAGATCATGCGCTGCTTGGCATCAGGCGCGTAGCGGCTGTTGGGGAAACGGCTGGTCAGCTGGGCGAACTCGTTGTACGAGTCGCGCGCGGCACCCGGGTCACGCTTGGTCATGTCCAGCGGCAGGAAGCGCGCCAGCAGGCCACGGTCCTGGTCGAACGAGGTCAGGCCCTTGAGGTAGTAGGCGTAGTCGACGTTCGGGTGCTGCGGGTGCAGGCGGATGAAGCGCTCGGCGGCCGACTTGGCAGCTTCGGGTTCCGAGTTCTTGTAGTTGGCGTAGATCAGCTCGAGCTGCGCCTGGTCGGCATAGCGGCCGAACGGGTAACGCGACTCCAGGGCCTTGAGCTTGTTCACGGCGCTGGTGTAGCTGGAGTTGTCCAGGTCAGCCTGCGCCTGCTGGTACAGCTCGGCTTCGCTGAGGTTCTCGTCAATGACTTCCTTATTGGAGGAACAGGCCGCGGTGAGCCCGAGGATGGCGATCAGCAGCAGGTGTTTCACTTGCATGGCGGCTTGCGTCCCTTTGACGGCCGCTGTCTTGGGCGGTGCCGTCCTGTTATGATGAGCGCCCCGGCCAACCCCGGGACAAAAGAAGCCGTATTTAACCACAAGCTCGCAGCCGAAACCAAAGGCTGTGCGCCCGCCGAATCGAGCATGTCCGAGATCATTCAACTTAGCGCAGAGGTGCCGTCCGAACTGGGCGGTCAACGCCTCGACCAGGTCGCCGCCCAATTGTTCGCCGAGTACTCGCGTTCGCGGCTAACTTCGTGGATCAAAGAGGGCCGTCTGACGGTCGATGGCGCGGTAGTGCGCCCTCGAGACCTCGTCCACGGTGGCTCGCAGCTTATCCTGGAGGCCGAGCAGGAGGCCCAGGGTGAGTGGGTCGCAGAAGATATCGAACTGGATATCGTCTACGAGGACGACCACATCATGGTGATCAACAAGCCTGCCGGGCTGGTTGTGCACCCGGCCGCCGGGCATGCCAGTGGCACCCTGCTCAATGCCTTGCTGCACCACGTGCCGGACATCGTCAACGTACCGCGCGCCGGTATCGTTCACCGCCTGGACAAGGACACCACCGGCCTGATGGTGGTGGCCAAGACCTTGCAGGCGCAGACCCGGCTGGTCGAGCAGATGCAGGCCCGCAAGGTCAGCCGCATCTACGAGTGCATCGTGATTGGCGTGGTCACGGCTGGCGGCAAGATCGATGCCCCGATCGGCCGCCATGGCGGCATGCGCCAGCGCATGGCGGTCACCGACGGCGGCAAGCCGGCGGTCAGCCACTACCGTGTGCTCAAGCGCTTCCGCTCGCACACCCACGTGCGGGTCAAGCTGGAAACCGGTCGTACCCACCAGATTCGCGTGCACATGGCGCATGTGGGTTTCCCGCTGGTCGGCGACCAGACCTACGGTGGCCGCTTCCGGATTCCGCCAGCCGCCAGCCCGACCATGGTCGAGGCGGTGAAAACCTTCCCGCGTCAGGCACTGCATGCGCGCTTCCTTGCGTTGGCCCACCCGATTACCGGTGAAGTCATGAAGTGGGAATCGCCACTGCCGGATGACTTCGTCTGGTTGCTGTCGCTGCTGAACCAGGACCGCGAGAGCTTTATCGGATGAGTGGCCTGACGCAGACGCTGCTATACCCCGACTGGCCGGCCCCGGCCTCGGTGCGCGCCTGCGTCACCACGCGCCAGGGCGGCGTCAGCCTGCCGCCCTATGAAACCTTCAACCTTGGCGACCACGTTGGCGACGACCCCGCTGCGGTGGCCGAGAACCGTCGCCGCCTGAGCGATGAATTCGCCATCCAGCCGGCCTGGCTCAAGCAGGTGCACGGCCTGGTGGTGGCCGATGCCGACCCGGGCGTGGTCGCCGAGGCCGACGCCAGCTGGACCGACGGGCCAGGCATTGCCTGCGCGGTGATGACTGCCGATTGTCTGCCGGCGCTGTTCTGCGACCGTGCCGGCACCCGCGTGGCGGCGGCGCATGCCGGCTGGCGCGGGCTGGCCGGGGGTGTGCTGGAAGCCACGCTCGACCGCCTGGCATTGGCGCCTGAAGAGGTGCTGGTGTGGCTGGGGCCGGCGATCGGGCCGCAGGCTTTCGAAGTTGGCATGGAAGTGCGCGATGCCTTTACGGCGGTGCACCCCGAAGCAGCGCGGGCGTTTGTCGATGGCGAGCGGCCGGGCAAGCTGATGGCCGACATCTATGAGCTGGCACGCATTCGCTTGGCGGCACGTGGGGTGACTGCCGTTTATGGCGGTGGCTGGTGCACGGTCAGCGATGAGCGCTTCTTCTCCTATCGCCGTACCCCGCAAGGGGGGCGCTTTGCTTCGCTGGTGTGGCTGGAACCGCGCTAGCCTGCACCGGTCTCTTCGCGGGTGAACCCGCTCCCACGAGATAATCACAGTCCCAGAGAGCAGTGCAGTACTTGTGGGAGCGGGTTCACCCGCGAATGGCCCGGCACTAATCCAACAGATTGACCCCGGTCAACCCCGCTACGCTTGAATCTTCCACAATCAGCCTTATCTATAAGGTCATCTCAGGCAGGTTTCTTCATCAACAGGCGCTGTCCATCGCTCCGACCTGCCCTTTAAAGGAAGGTATCCCATGCGAATAGACCGTTTGACCAGCAAGCTGCAGCTTGCCATATCCGATGCCCAGTCCCTGGCCGTTGGCATGGACCACCCTGCCATCGAGCCCGTGCACCTGCTGCAGGCGTTGCTCGAGCAGCAGGGCGGTTCGATCAAGCCGCTGCTGATGCAGGTAGGTTTCGACATCAACAGCCTGCGCCAGGCGCTGGTGAAAGAACTCGACCACCTGCCGAAAATCCAGAACCCGACCGGCGACGTGAACATGTCGCAGGACCTGGCGCGCCTGCTCAACCAGGCCGACCGCCTGGCCCAGCAGAAAGGTGACCAGTTCATTTCCAGCGAGCTGGTGTTGCTGGCCGCCATGGACGAGAACAGCAAGCTCGGCAAGCTGTTGCTCGGCCAGGGCGTCAGCAAGAAGGCCCTGGAAAACGCCATCAACAACCTGCGCGGCGGTGCGGCTGTCAACGACGCCAACGCCGAGGAATCGCGCCAGGCGCTGGACAAGTACACCGTCGACCTGACCAAGCGTGCCGAGGAAGGCAAGCTGGACCCGGTAATCGGCCGTGACGACGAAATCCGCCGTACCGTTCAGGTACTGCAACGCCGGACCAAGAACAACCCGGTGCTGATCGGCGAGCCTGGGGTCGGCAAGACCGCCATCGCCGAAGGCCTGGCGCAGCGCATCATCAACGGTGAAGTGCCGGACGGCCTCAAGGGCAAGCGCCTGCTGGCGCTGGACATGGGCGCGCTGATCGCCGGTGCCAAGTACCGCGGCGAGTTCGAGGAGCGCCTCAAAGGCCTGCTCAATGAACTGTCCAAGCAGGAAGGCCAGATCATTCTGTTCATCGACGAACTGCACACCATGGTCGGCGCCGGCAAGGGCGAGGGCGCCATGGACGCCGGCAACATGCTCAAGCCGGCCCTGGCCCGCGGCGAGCTGCACTGTGTGGGCGCGACCACGCTCAACGAATACCGCCAGTTCATCGAGAAGGACGCGGCCCTGGAGCGGCGCTTCCAGAAGGTCTTGGTCGAGGAGCCGAGCGAGGAAGACACCATCGCCATCCTGCGTGGCCTGAAGGAACGCTATGAAGTGCACCACAAGGTGGCCATCACCGACGGTGCCATCATCGCCGCGGCCAAGCTCAGCCACCGCTATATCACCGACCGGCAGTTGCCGGACAAGGCCATCGACCTGATCGACGAAGCGGCCAGCCGCATCCGCATGGAGATCGACTCCAAGCCGGAAGTGCTCGACCGCCTCGACCGTCGCCTGATCCAGCTCAAGGTGGAATCGCAGGCGCTGAAGAAGGAAGAAGACGAAGCCGCGAAAAAACGCCTGGAGAAGCTGACCGAGGAAATTACCCGGCTGGAGCGTGAATACGCCGACCTGGAAGAAATCTGGGCGTCGGAAAAGGCCGAAGTGCAGGGCTCGGCGCAGATCCAGCAAAAGATCGAGCAGGCCCGCCAGGAACTGGAAGCCGCCCGCCGCAAAGGCGACCTCAGCCGCATGGCCGAGCTGCAGTACGGGGTGATCCCCGACCTGGAGCGCAGCCTGCAGATGGTCGACCAGCACGGCAAGTCCGACAACCAGTTGCTGCGCAACAAGGTGACCGAGGAAGAAATTGCCGAAGTGGTGTCCAAGTGGACCGGCATCCCGGTGGCCAAGATGCTCGAAGGCGAGCGCGAGAAGCTGCTGAAGATGGAAGAGCTGCTGCATCAGCGCGTGATCGGCCAGGGCGAGGCGGTAACCGCGGTGTCCAACGCCGTGCGCCGCTCGCGTGCCGGGCTGTCCGACCCGAACCGGCCCAGTGGCTCGTTCCTGTTCCTCGGCCCGACCGGTGTGGGCAAGACCGAGCTGTGCAAGGCCCTGGCCGAGTTCCTGTTCGACACCGAAGAGGCCATGGTGCGCATCGACATGTCCGAGTTCATGGAGAAGCACTCCGTGGCTCGCCTGATCGGTGCCCCGCCAGGCTATGTCGGCTATGAAGAGGGCGGTTACCTGACCGAGGCGGTACGCCGCAAGCCTTACTCGGTGGTGCTGCTGGACGAGGTGGAAAAGGCTCACCCGGATGTGTTCAACGTGTTGCTGCAGGTGCTTGAGGACGGCCGCCTGACCGACAGCCACGGGCGCACCGTGGACTTCCGCAACACGGTCATCGTGATGACCTCCAACCTGGGCTCGGCGCAGATCCAGGAGCTGGTGGGTGATCGCGAGGCACAGCGGGCAGCGGTGATGGATGCGGTGGGATCGCACTTCCGCCCGGAATTCATCAACCGTATCGACGAAGTGGTGGTGTTCGAGCCGTTGGGCCGCGAGCAGATTGCCGGTATTACCGAAATCCAGCTGGGCCGCCTGCGCAGCCGTCTGCAGGAGCGCGAACTGTCGCTGAGCCTGAGCCCGGAAGCCTTGGACAAGCTGATTGCCGTGGGTTACGACCCGGTGTATGGCGCACGGCCGCTGAAGCGGGCCATCCAGCGCTGGATCGAGAACCCGCTGGCGCAGCTGATCCTGGCAGGCAAGTTCATGCCCGGTACGGCGATTACCGCCAAGGTGGAAGGCGAGGAGATCGTCTTCGCCTGACCCGCAAGCCCCGCTACGGCGGGGCTTTTTTCATTCCGCTGCCGGTGAGGTGATAAGTTTCTGAAAATTTTGAAATTTTTGCTTGCATCTAAAATCGGGTGCCCCTAATATACGCCGCGTTGTCAGGCACTAAGCGAATCACCAGCAACATCGGGGATCGCAAAACAACTTACAAATCAGTAAGTTGAACGAAAAAAAGTGGTTGACAAGCAAAACGAAGAATGTAGAATAGCCGGCCTCAGCAGCGACAACGCGAAAGCGGATAGCCAAAGAGACCGAAGCTAACACAAGCTTCGAAGTAGTAAAGGTTGTACCGAAGTTCAGTTCCGCGATAGCTCAGTCGGTAGAGCAAATGACTGTTAATCATTGGGTCCCTGGTTCGAGTCCAGGTCGCGGAGCCAATCTCGGGGTGTAGCGCAGTCCGGTAGCGCGCCTGCTTTGGGAGCAGGATGTCAGGAGTTCGAATCCCCTCACCCCGACCATTTTCCGGGTCGTTAGCTCAGTTGGTAGAGCAGTTGGCTTTTAACCAATTGGTCGTAGGTTCGAATCCTACACGACCCACCATGTAAAAAGGGCATCTCGAATGAGATGCCCTTTTTCTTTTGCCTCGAATTAATCCGCAAAGAATGTGCCTTCAGTACGGCCTGTCCAGGCCGTCCGCAGGCATACCCCTGTGGGAGCGGGCTTGCCGCGAACACGGGCGAAACCCGTGCCCGGCACCGCGACGCCTTCTTCGCGGGCAAGCCTGCTCTTGCAGGTAGAGCCAGATGCCTGTCAGTGCAACTTCAGGCGCGGCTCGGTACCCCGGCCAATCTTGCTGCCGAGCATCATCAGCGCGGTGCGGAAGAAACCGTACAGCGCCATTTGGTGCATCCGGTACAACGACACATAGAACATGCGCGCCAGCCAGCCTTCCAGCTTCACACTGCCCATCAGGTTACCCATCAGGTTGCCCACCGCCGAGAAGCGCGACAGCGACACCAGCGAACCGTAGTCCTTGTACGCGTAGGTCGGCAGCGCCTTGTTCTCCAGCCGGGCCTTCAAGCTCTGCGCCAGCATCGAGGCCTGTTGGTGCGCGGCCTGCGCCCGTGGCGGCACGTTGCGGTCGCTGCCGGGTTGCGGGCAGGCGGCGCAATCGCCGAAGGCAAAGATGTTGTCGTCGCGCGTGGTCTGCAGGGTAGGGCGCACCACCAGCTGGTTGATGCGGTTGGTCTCCAGGCCATCGATGTCCTTGAGGAAGCCCGGCGCACGGATACCCGCCGCCCAGACCTTCAGGCTGGCCTGGATCACTTCGCCATCCTTGGTTTTCAGGCCATCCTCGGTCACTTCACTGACGGCCGCGTTGGTCATCACCTTGACCCCAAGTTTTTCCAGGGTCTTGTGCACCGGCACGCTGATGCGCTCGGGCAGTGCCGGCAGCACGCGCGGGCCGGCTTCGATCAGGGTGATGTGCATGTCCTTGGGCTGGATACGGTCCAGGCCATAGGCCGCCAGTTCGTGCGCGGCGTGGTGCAGCTCGGCCGCCAGTTCCACGCCGGTGGCACCCGCGCCGACGATGGCCACGCTGATTTTTTCGCTGGCCACGTCACCGGCATGGGCGCGCAGGTAGTGATTGAGCAGTTGCTGGTGGAAACGCTCAGCCTGCTTGCGGGTGTCGAGGAACAGGCAGTGCTGCGCCGCGCCCAGGGTGCCGAAGTCGTTGGTATTGGAACCCACGGCAATCACCAGGGTGTCGTAGCCCAGGGTACGCGCAGGCAGCAGCTCGCGGCCCTCTTCGTCGAGGGTGGCGGCCAGCTGGATCTGCTTGCCCTCGCGGTCCAGGCCGCTCATGCGTCCCAGCTGGAAATTGAAGTGGTTCCACTTGGCCTGGGCCACGTAGTTCAGTTCGTCTTCCGAGGAGTTCAGCGAGCCTGCCGCCACTTCGTGCAGCAGTGGTTTCCAGATATGCGTGAGGTTGGCGTCGACCAGGGTGATCTCGGCCTGCTTGCGCTTGCCCAGGCTTTTACCCAGGCGGGTCGCCAGTTCCAGGCCGCCGGCGCCGCCGCCGACAATCACGATGCGATGAGTCATGGGAATATCTCGTAAGGTTTAAGGAATTCGTGGCCCAGGGGGCCGGCCGCAAACTGCGCGAGGGGCGGGCGAGCGCGAAGCAGCTCATAGCACCAGGCCACTCAGCAGGCGGCTGATGAGACCCAACCCGATGGTCACGGCCACCACCAGCACAAGGAGCAGCCACGGCCGGAAGGGCCTGCGCTCGACTTGATGCTGGGGGGCTCGCAGATACTCATCGACACGACGCTGATCTTCCGGATTCAGGCGGCTGGTCATGGCGGGGCCTCGTCAGGTAGACGTTTGTGACTGCGCAAACGCTACAGCGTTCACGCAGGCGCTTGAAACAAATGATAATGCCTTCTATCTCTGGCGCCGAGTGTACGCCATCGCAAACACTCGCTGCACTGGATCAAAGACTGATGCCCACGTCGAACACGATGCTGCGGCCCAGGTTGCCGCGCAGGAAGTCCGGGGCATCCGGGTGGGCGAACAGCACCCGGGCGAAGGTCGGCCCGACCAGTGACAGCGAGCGCCAGCCCTGGCGCAGGTATTCGGTGGGTGGCGGGAAGTGGGTGTTGAGGTCGAGCACCTCGCGCTTGAGGCTGGCGAAGGCGATGATATCCAGCTCGTTAAGCTCCAGCCCGCGTTCGCGGTAGTTGTGCGCCTTCTTGCGCAAGGTCGGCGCCAGGCGCCCCAGCAGCTCGGTGGCACTGATGCGCCGTGGGCGCGCTTCGCGGCGCACCAGCTGCGCCAGGGAAAACGCACTGCGCCGGCGTTGCAGCTCTTCGCGCCATTCATCGTTCAACCGGCGGCCTTCGTCGAGGACGAAAAACACTTCGAAGGCGGCATCGCGAAACAGCACGTCTGGCGGCTCCTGCCCGGCCGGGGTGAAGTCCTCGCTGCGGTAGGGGATGTTCAGCCCTTGCAACAGGCGTTGGCACACCCAACGCTCCCGCTCCCACTTGCGGGCGTTGGAGAGAAAGGCATTGGCTTGTTCGGCCTGGATGGTAAGCAGGCGCAGGTAATCTGAGTCATCCATGGGGCAAGCTTAGACCCTAATCGATGACGGTAAGATGCTGTTTGTGCGGAAAAATCAGTGCAGCACCGGCCACTGCTGCACCAGCCCCAGCAAATGCACCAGGCCAAAGCCCAGGCACACCAGCGAACTGACCGCGATAAACCGCCGCGAGCGCCCGGTGCCGGCCAACAGCATCGGCCCCAGCAAGCCGCGCGCCAGGAACACCAGGGTGATCAGGCAGATGGCCGGCAACAGCAAGGGCAGCCGCGCGATTGCCCCGGCAGCCGAAAGCGCATAGGCCGACCAGGCCAGCAATACGCAGGCGATGGCGGCAGTGATCAGGCCTGGGTACCAGCGGCCCCTCTCGGCGGCCAATGCCATGCGTTCGCCGGCGCCGAACAACCGGTACCAGCGTGGCCCGACGGCGATGATGGCCAGGTGAAGCACGCCGATAGTGGCGTCGAGTGCTGCTGCCAGCAGCAGGGCGAGGTTGGTTCCTTCCGGCATGAGCAATGCGTCCTGCATCGAATGAGTCCGCCAGCCTAGCGCAGCCGAATGAAACCGAGAATAGGTGTAGACTCGCCATTATCCACAGGGCGGCAAGGGGCATTGTTCAGGTGATCAGCGCGCAGGTGTTGTCCGGCACCACCCTCACCCTCGGCTGGCTCGGTTACCTGCCGTTGCTGGCCTGGGCGGCCAGCCAGGTGCGCTGGGTGGAACTGCTCAGTGACCGGCGCCGCCAGCACCTGCTGTTCGGCACGGTGTTCTGCCTGTTTGCCCTGTGGCTGGTAAGGCGCGATTTCGATACCGGGGTGTCCTACCACTTCATCGGCATGACCGCGGTGACGCTGTTGCTGGACTGGCCGCTGGCGGTGCTCGGCGGTTGCATGGCGCAGGTCGGCTTGCTGGTGCTCGGGCGCCAGGACCTGGCGGCGCTGGGGATCAATGGCTTGTTGCTGGTTGGCTTGCCGGTGCTGATTGCCGAGGCATGCGCGATAGCGGTCGAGCGTGCCCAACCAAGAAACCTGTTCGTGTACATCTTCTGTTCCGGGTTCTTCCCCGCAGCACTGACCGTACTGGCCTGCCTGTCGGCCGGGCTGGGCCTGTTGTGGCTGAACGGGCGCTTCGCGATGCCGGAGTGGCTCAGCGACTTTGTCGGCTACCTGTGGCTGATGATGTTTCCGGAAGCGTTCATCAACGGCACGGTGATCAGTGCGCTGGTGGTGTTCTGCCCGGAGTGGCTGGAAACCTTCAACCGCACGCGCTATCTGCAGGCGCCGTGGAAGGAGGATGAGCGATAACTGCGCAACCACATGCTCGCCGACGATCGTTGCCATGAAGCCACGGAAGGGGGCCGCTTTGCGGCCCATCGCGACACAAGGCCGCTCCTGCAGTGACGTGCGGTGGACTCAGTGGCGCGGCTCCAGGTCCCCCGAATACAGCTCATCCTCGGCCTCATCCGACCCCGGGATCTTGTGTTCCTCCGCCGCCCAGGCGCCCAGGTCGATCAGTTTGCAACGGTCCGAGCAAAACGGCCGGAACGGGCTTTTCTCGTTCCATTCCACAGGTGCGCCACAGGTCGGGCAATCGACGGTCAATGGCTGGCTCATGGCTGGCCTCCTCGTAAAGTCAGGTAAAAGTGGTGCAGGCGGTCAATCTGCTCGTGCAGCGCGGCGAGGTCGCCGTCATTGACCACCACATCGTCGGCATGGCGCAGGCGCTCCTCACGCGCCAACTGGGCCTTGAGTATGGCCTGCACCTGCTCGGTACTGGTGTTGTCCCGCGTCAGGGTCCGCGCCACCTGCAGCTCTTGCGG harbors:
- a CDS encoding DUF1780 domain-containing protein, whose translation is MDDSDYLRLLTIQAEQANAFLSNARKWERERWVCQRLLQGLNIPYRSEDFTPAGQEPPDVLFRDAAFEVFFVLDEGRRLNDEWREELQRRRSAFSLAQLVRREARPRRISATELLGRLAPTLRKKAHNYRERGLELNELDIIAFASLKREVLDLNTHFPPPTEYLRQGWRSLSLVGPTFARVLFAHPDAPDFLRGNLGRSIVFDVGISL
- the pgeF gene encoding peptidoglycan editing factor PgeF, whose protein sequence is MSGLTQTLLYPDWPAPASVRACVTTRQGGVSLPPYETFNLGDHVGDDPAAVAENRRRLSDEFAIQPAWLKQVHGLVVADADPGVVAEADASWTDGPGIACAVMTADCLPALFCDRAGTRVAAAHAGWRGLAGGVLEATLDRLALAPEEVLVWLGPAIGPQAFEVGMEVRDAFTAVHPEAARAFVDGERPGKLMADIYELARIRLAARGVTAVYGGGWCTVSDERFFSYRRTPQGGRFASLVWLEPR
- a CDS encoding outer membrane protein assembly factor BamD, with the translated sequence MQVKHLLLIAILGLTAACSSNKEVIDENLSEAELYQQAQADLDNSSYTSAVNKLKALESRYPFGRYADQAQLELIYANYKNSEPEAAKSAAERFIRLHPQHPNVDYAYYLKGLTSFDQDRGLLARFLPLDMTKRDPGAARDSYNEFAQLTSRFPNSRYAPDAKQRMIYLRNLLAAYEIHVADYYLSRQAYVAAANRGRYVVENFQETPSVGDGLAVMVESYQKMHLDELAATSLETLKLNYPDHPSLVDGQFQPKQTESDGRGWLSKATLGLIETDTPLPPGETRANQDVVKQFQDARDEMPQELLPKDENGDPIVPEGPKEAEQDRSWFSYMTFGLFD
- a CDS encoding energy-coupling factor ABC transporter permease, with the protein product MISAQVLSGTTLTLGWLGYLPLLAWAASQVRWVELLSDRRRQHLLFGTVFCLFALWLVRRDFDTGVSYHFIGMTAVTLLLDWPLAVLGGCMAQVGLLVLGRQDLAALGINGLLLVGLPVLIAEACAIAVERAQPRNLFVYIFCSGFFPAALTVLACLSAGLGLLWLNGRFAMPEWLSDFVGYLWLMMFPEAFINGTVISALVVFCPEWLETFNRTRYLQAPWKEDER
- the rluD gene encoding 23S rRNA pseudouridine(1911/1915/1917) synthase RluD, which translates into the protein MSEIIQLSAEVPSELGGQRLDQVAAQLFAEYSRSRLTSWIKEGRLTVDGAVVRPRDLVHGGSQLILEAEQEAQGEWVAEDIELDIVYEDDHIMVINKPAGLVVHPAAGHASGTLLNALLHHVPDIVNVPRAGIVHRLDKDTTGLMVVAKTLQAQTRLVEQMQARKVSRIYECIVIGVVTAGGKIDAPIGRHGGMRQRMAVTDGGKPAVSHYRVLKRFRSHTHVRVKLETGRTHQIRVHMAHVGFPLVGDQTYGGRFRIPPAASPTMVEAVKTFPRQALHARFLALAHPITGEVMKWESPLPDDFVWLLSLLNQDRESFIG
- the clpB gene encoding ATP-dependent chaperone ClpB codes for the protein MRIDRLTSKLQLAISDAQSLAVGMDHPAIEPVHLLQALLEQQGGSIKPLLMQVGFDINSLRQALVKELDHLPKIQNPTGDVNMSQDLARLLNQADRLAQQKGDQFISSELVLLAAMDENSKLGKLLLGQGVSKKALENAINNLRGGAAVNDANAEESRQALDKYTVDLTKRAEEGKLDPVIGRDDEIRRTVQVLQRRTKNNPVLIGEPGVGKTAIAEGLAQRIINGEVPDGLKGKRLLALDMGALIAGAKYRGEFEERLKGLLNELSKQEGQIILFIDELHTMVGAGKGEGAMDAGNMLKPALARGELHCVGATTLNEYRQFIEKDAALERRFQKVLVEEPSEEDTIAILRGLKERYEVHHKVAITDGAIIAAAKLSHRYITDRQLPDKAIDLIDEAASRIRMEIDSKPEVLDRLDRRLIQLKVESQALKKEEDEAAKKRLEKLTEEITRLEREYADLEEIWASEKAEVQGSAQIQQKIEQARQELEAARRKGDLSRMAELQYGVIPDLERSLQMVDQHGKSDNQLLRNKVTEEEIAEVVSKWTGIPVAKMLEGEREKLLKMEELLHQRVIGQGEAVTAVSNAVRRSRAGLSDPNRPSGSFLFLGPTGVGKTELCKALAEFLFDTEEAMVRIDMSEFMEKHSVARLIGAPPGYVGYEEGGYLTEAVRRKPYSVVLLDEVEKAHPDVFNVLLQVLEDGRLTDSHGRTVDFRNTVIVMTSNLGSAQIQELVGDREAQRAAVMDAVGSHFRPEFINRIDEVVVFEPLGREQIAGITEIQLGRLRSRLQERELSLSLSPEALDKLIAVGYDPVYGARPLKRAIQRWIENPLAQLILAGKFMPGTAITAKVEGEEIVFA
- a CDS encoding PP0621 family protein — its product is MVRLLFWIALIAAAFWLWRKFKVSQQSRPEAKLDAPLKMVRCAHCGVHLPNDRALQQGNEWYCSQAHLQQGPGRQH
- a CDS encoding DUF3094 family protein, which gives rise to MTSRLNPEDQRRVDEYLRAPQHQVERRPFRPWLLLVLVVAVTIGLGLISRLLSGLVL
- a CDS encoding FCD domain-containing protein, with the translated sequence MLKPKRRRQKLSDVIVESVKRSIVTEALHPGDRLPTERELMEHFECSKGTAREALKALEVEGLVSTRTGPSGGAYLNEVGTEPASRALRNYLHFQHLDGEQVYQLRKVIEVELAVSVMGKLSEADYAALQANIDFCSAPEDSEEGQREQRLAELEFHTLLADRCSNPLLRFMAVFLNDLLRDLVVLKKAYLPKRQQFAAANIAYHKQLLTALRASDEPAVRRLMHEHMCDAEHHMTALEGEVARNFLLEFEHHH
- a CDS encoding NAD(P)/FAD-dependent oxidoreductase — encoded protein: MTHRIVIVGGGAGGLELATRLGKSLGKRKQAEITLVDANLTHIWKPLLHEVAAGSLNSSEDELNYVAQAKWNHFNFQLGRMSGLDREGKQIQLAATLDEEGRELLPARTLGYDTLVIAVGSNTNDFGTLGAAQHCLFLDTRKQAERFHQQLLNHYLRAHAGDVASEKISVAIVGAGATGVELAAELHHAAHELAAYGLDRIQPKDMHITLIEAGPRVLPALPERISVPVHKTLEKLGVKVMTNAAVSEVTEDGLKTKDGEVIQASLKVWAAGIRAPGFLKDIDGLETNRINQLVVRPTLQTTRDDNIFAFGDCAACPQPGSDRNVPPRAQAAHQQASMLAQSLKARLENKALPTYAYKDYGSLVSLSRFSAVGNLMGNLMGSVKLEGWLARMFYVSLYRMHQMALYGFFRTALMMLGSKIGRGTEPRLKLH